The Cucurbita pepo subsp. pepo cultivar mu-cu-16 chromosome LG15, ASM280686v2, whole genome shotgun sequence genome contains the following window.
GATTTTCATGTTCGGTTCAGAGAGCATGCTAGCCAACAGGTGCTgaactttgttttctttccataATAATTCTAAGTAGTAAACGATTGAGATTGAATATGTAACTGTCTAAACCCACcggtagtagatattgttcgttttgatcttttacgtattgttgttaggctcacgttttaaaacatgccCATTAAGGAATGGttttcacgcccttataaggaagacttcattcccttctccacccgatgtgagatctcgcaatccactcccttgagGGCCAACATTCTTACTGACACACCATCCAATGTCTGGCTatgacaccatttgtaatggtcttctcatcactagtagatattgtctgttttggcacattacatatcgccgtcagcctcacgattttaaaacacatcggttagggagaggttttcacacctttataaagaatgtttcgttctcttcccccaTCGTATACAATCTTATagaacataataaaaataattataacaataaaaataattatatccaAGTCAATGTCATGTGCAAAGTCTTGATCTTAGTCATCCAGCTAAGGAAATTTCTCTTGGGCTGGTTTTGGATAATCAATCAACCCATTTTTTCTCACAATTTCTCCATAAATTtccacattttcattcttataaATAGCAACAATTCTCATCCCATTTTCCCACACAAATATCTCATCATTTTCCTACTCATAACCCAAAATGGCTCTCACCAACCTCTCCATTTCTCTCCTTTGTGTCTTGAGTACTTCTATCATGTTCCCCTCTATGGCTCAAGACATGTCTCAAGACTTTGTCGATGCCCACAACGCCGCTCGTGCACAAGTCGGTGTTGGACCCATCCAATGGGATGAAACTGTGGCAAACTATGCTCGACAATATGCCAACCAACGTGCCAAAGATTGCCAGATGGTCCACTCTAATGGGCCTTATGGGGAAAATCTTGCAGGAAGCTCGGCCGACTTATCATGCACTGACGCAGTTCAAATGTGGGTAAACGAGAAAcaattttatgattataaCTCCAACTCGTGCCTTGGCAACGAGTGTCGCCACTACACTCAAGTAGTGTGGAGTAAATCTGTTCGAATTGGATGTGCAACAGTGAGATGCAACAGTGGTGGTACTTTCATCACCTGCAACTATGACCCGCCTGGCAATTACGAAGGTCAATGGCCATACTGAAGAATGTCACGTTAATAGTAAGAGGGCGTGCACTAAAGTTACGTTGGAGTCAATAAGAGAAGCTTTGAAGGGTCGTGTATCCctttttatcaatctctcatttAGCCACATTTTAAGCATTGGGTCTCTTTTTATTGCTTCTTTTGTCTTCCTCCTTTGAGGCTATGAGCATTAGTTTATGttattaaatagtttttatggCATGTCAAATATAGAAAAGTTATACTTTAGGTCCCTAAAGTTTGGGTTAGATTGCATTTGGGTCCGTGATGTTCATGAAAAAAGCTTTTATTCTCCTCggttattaaataaattctcTTTATTATAGGTTGCATTAGTACGCTCGAGGAgtgaaacataaaatttaaagtttttaaacatCCCCTTTTCAAAaagatttttggttattttcCTTCGATAGATCGAGATTGATCAGAAGATCCTTTCAATTGGCTAGAACCCGTTACTTGAACGGAACTAGATCCTGtagaatcaaattaaatatttgacaaGACATTTCGTACtgtactaaaaaaatcgaTCATTGTTTACCAACCACACATTGTCTAACCAAATCCAATTCTCTCTCGATATGTTGCTCAAAAAATTCGATTTGTGTGGATTCTTCCCCATCTAGAGAAGAAATATAACATTGTTTGCtttaatttatctttattaATCTAGATCAATCACCTACAAAAACGAGTCTAATATTGAAAAAGTTAGACAATCATGCGTAAACGATCCTGTAGCTATCAACTATCTCGATATTATATGAACTCATGTCCTAAACAGTTTCAACATATTAACTTGATAACACGATCTATCACATATATCTAGGCACAACCCTGATCATTCATCTCATCCAATATAATTGTGAAACTTATGACAACTCTTTCATAGTTCTCACATTGTATAATCATAACAGGAGTGACCTTGTGCCATTACGATGCTATGTAAACTCTTGTCACTCAAGACATGTTCACTACTAGAGACGTGATAGTAACTTGATAAGCTAACAAGGTAAAGCTCAAATAGGAATTTCAATCCGCTAACCTTTTTAGTTAAAGTAAGGCTTTTTCctacttcaaatttctcaaaacTCCCTAGTTATgatataaaatcataaaaaatattagttgGTTGAAGTCCGATagagaaatagagaaaatggTTCAGAATGGTCCAATTGAACCAGATTGGTCTAGTTCAACCGAACCCGTCCAACTTCACatgataatgatttttttttttctctacaaAAAATGATAAGATGTAACAGCTCTATGTTCACTACTAAAATAAAGTCGCTACTTCATGCACAACATCTCTAATGTGTGCATAAATTCATTTAGAAACATATATGTGTAAACGATGCCAGACTTAAACTATAACAACTAATAGTGAGGTTAcctactaagtatttcttaaaatactcaggtaaaggtaaaggTAAGGCACCTATACATAGATGATATAGATGACAACGTTGTGATGATGGTCATGAGACCAAGCTTAGGGCAAATGCATCcatgttgtttttctttcttagcCCTTAGGTTAGATCacaaaaaatactttattttcttttttttatttaaattctggttatttattttttgccTCATTGTTTTTTACAATGAACGTGTAAGTTCATGGCTCATAATTGCACTTTGATGGCGGTGGACTTGCGATTATGCGGCACTCACTTCTTAGCAATAAGTGAGTTAAACCTATTCATTCTCGCGTCGCAACAGACGTATGCTTGAGCTTCTGACCccaattcaagaagaaaggTAAAGGTAAGGCACCTATGAGAGAGTTTTGAAcacaagatttgagaaattaaaatgaaattaaaattgttgttGTATGACaatgtaagcaaaaggcaacaatAACCGCTTAATGCATAAAACTATCGGGTAGGGGGAAGTTGacaattattatttcttttaaatgattttttccATGCATTGCAATTAAGTTATGCATGTAGTGGCGACCTTGATTTGAACCAGAAagtagggtcgttacaaatgatatcaaagtggTACCTCTCCCATAAGATGTGGTTTGGGGACGAATCAAGTCGATAGATGGTGGGCATGTGATATCTGAGTAAATgaggggtacatgaatgaaccaagacCACATGCCAACGATgtgcacttttctttttggtggtTCAATCATAGGAATTCCAAATTGAAGCATGCTTTACTTGAATCAATTCTAAGAAAGTGAGGATAAAGTATGCTAGAAGTATTGATATGtggagatagttttcacttttaGGAGTAAGCAATGTAACCTAGTTTTCACTTCTAGATTATACATAAACGTTCACAAAGAAGTAGCATGTGGTTGAGGAGCCGATAAGTTATTTAGTAGCATATAGATTAGTATATGGGCGTatgttattttcaatatttcaatttctttattagtttatgttattttcattatttcaaaatgtttGATGTGAACaagttttttgaatttttgattGACTTCAACTAAGAAtagaaaaacaccaaaaataaagaagagagGAACTAAATTAGGAAGTTGATTGTTAGAATCCATGGCGCATATGACGCGAAGCCTTGAGTGAAAGGCATTGGTTGTCcctataaataaaagaacaaaaaccctTCACAAGCAATCCATCCTcaca
Protein-coding sequences here:
- the LOC111811948 gene encoding pathogenesis-related protein 1-like — protein: MALTNLSISLLCVLSTSIMFPSMAQDMSQDFVDAHNAARAQVGVGPIQWDETVANYARQYANQRAKDCQMVHSNGPYGENLAGSSADLSCTDAVQMWVNEKQFYDYNSNSCLGNECRHYTQVVWSKSVRIGCATVRCNSGGTFITCNYDPPGNYEGQWPY